The following DNA comes from Corynebacterium atrinae.
ACAACATCCTCGACCCCTTCGGCGACGGCTACTACTCCTAAGACAGTCGCCGCACGGCGTCGATGACGAGGTCCCAGAACTTGCGGTGGTCGAGGGTGGTTGCCACCTGCGTGTGGCACTCGTCCCCCGCCGGTGCGCGGAAATCCGCCACCGTCATGCCTGCTGTCAGCGTGCCATTCAGTTCCACGTCCACGGGCACCTTCTGCGTATCGACGACCGCGGGATCAATCAGGTAAGCCACCGCACAGGGGTCGTGCACCGGGGGGTGCTCAAAGCCCTGGTTGGCGCGATATGCCTTGCGGAAGGACCCAAACAGCGCAACGACGAAGTCCGCGATGTCGGAGCCGATGGCCTTGACTTCCGCCTCGATTTCATCGGTGGCGAGGGCTTGGTGGGTGAGGTCCAAGCCCACCATGGTGACCTCCCACGGCTCGTTGAACACGATGTGCGCGGCCTCTGGGTCAACGAGGACGTTGAACTCCGCCACGGCGGAAGCATTTCCCTCGTGGTATCCCCCACCCATGAGCACCACCTCCGCGACTCGCTCCACGATGCGGGGCTCCTTGCGTGCCGCCAGTGCGATATTGGTCAGGGGCCCAATCGGCACGAGAGTGATGCTGCCGGGTTCGGAGGCCATGACAGTGTCGATGATGAAGTCGACGGCGTGGCCCGCCTCCACCTCGACGGTAGGATCAGGCAGCTCATAGCCTTCGACGTCCATCCCGCTATCGCCGTGGATATCACCGGCGGTACGTGGTGCCCGTACCAGCGGTCGGGCGCAACCCGCGTACACGGGAATGTCGTGCAGGTTGGCGATGGTGAACACGCGCTGAGCGTTGCGGGTGACCTTATCGAGGGTCTGGTTTCCACCAATCGTGGTCACCCCCACCAGGTCGATGGCGGGACTACCCGCGGCCAGCAACATGGCGACGGCATCGTCGTGGCCGGGATCGCAGTCGAGGATGATCTTTCGTGGCTGAGTCATGCCTTCAGTCAACCAAAACCAGCTCCGCCGTGAAGTGGTGGCGGGTGGCGAGATTGCTCACCACCGTGCTGAGGTGCGCCAACTCACCCGGCGTGCCGGTGATGACCTGCCGACAGGCGAGGTAGACGCCCTCGGTAGGGCCCGCGGAGCGTCGCCAAGCAGTAAACCACTCAGCGGTGAGCGGATCGGCCCCGGGGACGGACAACTGCGACCCGGAGGGGACGCAGACGACCATCGCCGTCTCGATGTCCCGGCGCAGAGCGCGCGGCATCCCCGTCACGGTGAGAACGGCGGCGGCAGCCGTGTCGGGCAGGTGCGCAGACACGTCGGAGTGCTCCCACGGGTGGTCATCAATGACCGAGGAGTCGGCCGCGCCGAGCCAGCGTGCGAGTTCTGGTGCAAGGGTGGTCATGTCGAATTTCCTTCGGCCAACACGAACACTGCCTAAGCAGTGCAAGACGAGGTTCGTCTTCCCCAACGGCCTCTCGTGCACCTTGCGATTGGCACCGAGTATTCTCCCCACCCGTCACACCGGCAACTCTAAACCTCCACTTCAACCCCCGTTTATTCAAGTAGAGGTTGAGGCTTTAGTGGGTCCAGATGGCCGGAGTGGTGACAGTGACCGGAACCAACCCGGCGCGCTGAAGGATTGGGCGCGAGTACTCCGTGCAATCAACCTGGAGAAACTTCTTTCCCCGCTCCTGGGCCGAGCGCGCGCGTTGAGCAGTCAGCGCGCGATATATCCCCTGACCACGATGGGCCTCATTGCAGGCGCCGCCCCACAGCCCAGCGAAGTCAGTGTGTGCGACGAAATCAACCCGGCCGGTGCACACCACATCGCCCTCCGGCCCGCGGACCAGCCACATCTCGAAGCTATCCGGCTCCGCGTTCGCCCGCGCGACAAGCTCCTCACACCTCCGCTGGGTCCGTTCGGGGGAATCCCCAAACACAGCGCCCGCCTGGGCCGATGCCTCGCGCAGGTCTTGTTCGTTTTCCGCCTTCTCAAGGCGGTAGCCAGTCGGCAGGTCGGCGCCCGCCCTGAGCGCCGACTCCACCGTGCCGATCATCACCGTTTCCGGCTCATCGAAAACGAAGCCGTATTTGACCAGTAAGCGGGAAATATCCGGGAGATCATCGTGCTGGCGAGTTTTCCACTCAACTTCCTCAATGCTCGGATCCGCCGAGAAGTAGGCCAGCGCCTCCCCGATGAGCGCTTCCAGGTCAACCTCGGGCGCGATGGATCGATAAGTAATGAAGCCCTGGCCGGGGTACTTAGCCAGCCACAGCGGCCCCAGACGGATGTAACTGGAGGCCGAATCCACCTCTGCGGACGTGCGCAGCTGCAGGTCATAGAGGTCGCGAAAGAGTGCGTTATTCATCGAGCGTCATCTTCACACTACGAACGAAGGGCGGTCAATAGCACCACCCGTTAACCCAATGGCCAGCTCTACGATCATCGCCAGCAGAAATCTCTAAGTTTGGGCGGGACATTCGGCATCTAAGAGGTTGATCCTTCCTACGTTCGATCTCTTGCGTTGGCATTGGAGACCAACGATAGTTCTTGTTAGAGCAGACAGGATTCCATTGCGAAGCCGAAGGAGGACGGACATGTACAAGCTGATCGTCAGGTCAAAGGTCCGGGAAATGTTCGACCAGATCAACTCAGGCAACTTTCAATCGATGGTGGACAAGCTGGCCCCATCCTTCAACTACCGTCTACACGGCGACCACGCGTTGGGAGGCCGTCGGACGACCCGGGCATCGATGATCACATGGTGGAACCGCGTCTTCGATCTTTTCCCCGGCGCACAGTATGAGATCCACGACATCCTTGTTAATGGTTGGCCGTGGCGCACGCGGATCGCCGTGCGAGCCCTTTTCTACGCTGATCTGCCCAATGGTGAGCGATATGAGAATACAGTTTTCGAGTTCTTGACACTCTCGTGGGGCAAAGTGATCGAAGTGGAAACTGTCGAAGACATCCAACTTCTTAAAAGAGCACTCGCCATAGTGGCGGATGCTGGAAATACAGACGCTCTCGCCGCCCCGATTTCAGACTTGTGAGACGACAAACCTCCCACCCAACTTCCGCGACTTGGAAGGGGAAACCCAAAGTGGGGCCGGCGGGGCTCGAACCCGCGACCTACGGATTATGAGTCCGCGGCTCTAACCGACTGAGCTACAGCCCCCAGTAACAACGTGATCAGTATATCTACCCCTGTGAGCCTTCAGACAATCCCCCACCTTCATCGGCGGGAATATGCCCGTGGCCAGGCGATTTGCCACCATCAACGCTATCCCGTTATAGTTATGTCTCGTTGCACAGCACCGATAAGGACTGAGCAGCGGACAACTTAATCCTCCATAGCTCAGTTGGCAGAGCATTCGACTGTTAATCGAAGGGTCACTGGTTCGAGCCCAGTTGGAGGAGCAAAGGAAAGGCCCCGGAAGAGATTCCGGGGCCTTTCCGCATGTCAAGGTTAAGTCACCGTCACCAAGACTGCCGCGCACGCGAGCAACAGGATCGGGACTTCGGCCATGCCCACGCGGCGCGCGGACCACGCCTCCCCTTTCTTGGCTGACCACGGGATGAAGCAAGCCCGGGCAAGAGCCACGAGCATGGTGGCAAGCATCAGCCCTGCTACCACGAGGCCGGGGCGCCACATCATCACCAAGACGCTCATCGCCATTGCTGCCCCGACGTGATAGGCGATCGATCCGATCAGGTATCGGGTGTTGTTCTTCTCGCGGATCATGGTCTTAACGAACGGAATGGTGCCCGTGAAGTAGAGAGCCAGAAAGGCCATCGACAACCAGGAGAATGAGGGTAGAGCAATCGGGGTTGTTGCCCCTATCCCCTGCCCTACCATCACTAAGGCGGGAAAGAGCAGCGCGGAAGCGACCGTCGTGGAAACTCCGGAGACGGTCGACCGAGGACGCCCTTGCAGCGTCTCCCACACCGCGATTGCGACCATCGGGGCGAAAGGGATCGCCCACCAGAGCAATACTGGCTGCAGTAGAAGAGCTACAGCGATGCCCACCAAGGAAACCCCGCCATAGACGTAGACCGGCGTGATGTACTGGGCCCGCCTTTCGGGGGTGCGGGCCTTAGCCACGAGGCCGAAAGCGAAGAACGCGAAGTAGCCAAAGAACCAGGCGATGAGGACGGCGGGAAGTACGAACACCGGCTGCCATCCCGGCACAGGTTCCCGCACCCAGGTCACAATCCCTGCAATCAACCCAAGGATGGCGGGGCTAATGAGCATCGCCCAGGCGCCGTGCTGGTTGGGCACCCAGGGGGAAATTCCTTTGCGACGTCTCTTCCCCGGGGCCGCAGGTCGGCGAGGGGTGGTGCTGGCACTTGCTTCCATGGGGCCAACTCTAACATCATCCAAAAGTTGGATACTTGATGTAGTAACCAGCCAAACCGAAAGGTCAGGGCTTAGTCTCACTCACAGCGGAATGCGGATGGGCCACCGCCGAGGCGACCGAGGTGAGAGCAGATCGGTCATCGCCGACGTGGGCGTACAGCAAAGCAGTCAGCGCGAGTGTCGCCGACGCATGCGCCGAGAGCTGGCTTGCACCACCGAATTCGCCAAACATCGATGCCCAATCCCTGGTTGAGTTCTCACTAAGAAGTTGTTATGGATATGAAACTAGCTGATCGGGAGGCATTTGTCTCCCCTTTCATCCATGCTCTTGCTTCGGCACGCAGGTAGGCTTGTCCCCATTCCCGTCCGCACCACGTTGAGGAGCACTCACCCCATGATCCAGTTCGTCATCGGAGCCGCCGCTGGCTACGTCCTCGGAACAAAAGCCGGCCGACGTCGATTCGAGCAGATCAAGAAGGGCTACTCGGCCGCGGTGAACTCACCGGTGGCTAAGTCGGCGGTGACGGCTACTCGCAAGGCCGTGGCCAACAAGCTTGACCCGCAACCGCGCATGCGTGAGGTGAAAAACGTCCGCCAGGCGGACGGCTCCCAGGTCCTCGAGCCCGATTCGGACTAGGCCGGGGTTCGGCCGCGGAAGGCTCGCTCGTGGAGTTCCCGGCGCGCCTGCTCCAACGCCACCAGGTCGGCAAACAGGGTGTTGTAGGCCTCCGGGTCATCGGAGGGCCGCATGCGCTGCAAACGTGACTTCAACTGAGCAATGTGGTTGCCCACCTGGGCCTCCTGCAGTCGGGACAACACTGAGTCGGTGTATTCCGCCCGCGCCTCGTCTTCGACCAGGATGTCCTCGACGGCCAGCTCGGACACCAACTGACGGCCCGCGAGATCGGCCATGTCGCCCGCTACGGTGGCGATCCAGTCCACGCCGGTGTGCGCAGCTGCGCACCCGCCGTTGTTCTCAATGGCCTGACGAACCATGCGATACGCCGGGTGGGTGTACGCATCCCGGCTGATCCCGTCGTAGTACGAACCTGCGAGCTCCGGATACTGCAGCGCTAATTTCAGAGATTCCCGCTCGGGCCACAAGAACGAATCACGGGGGTTGGGCAGCGGCATCGTCGGAGTGGTCTGCACCGGCGCGGACTGATCGCTATCAAATCGAGTAGCGCGGCGCTGCTTCATCTCCGGCTTGGGGCGGCGCGCCTCCTCCCGGACTTGTTGCAGTACCTCGTCGGTGTTGGACCAACCGATCCAGCCCGCCAGTTGGCGGGCGTATTCCGTCTGCAGGACGGAGTCTTTGATGCCTGCGACGACGGGGACGGTGCGTCGCAAAGCTTGGAGGCGCCCTTCGACGGTGTCGAGATTGTGCTCCCGCAACATGGACTCGACGACGAATTGGAACATGGGGATGCGGTCGGCGACGAGATCGCGGACGGCGGCCTCGCCCTTCTCCAGGCGCAGGTCACAGGGGTCCATACCGTCGGGGGCAACCGCCACGAAGGACTGGCCGGTGAACTTCTGGTCCCCCTCGAAGGCACGCATGGCCGCCTTCTGGCCGGCCTCATCGCCGTCGAAGGTGTAGATGAGCTCGCCGCGGAAGTAGTTATCGTCAAGCATGAGGCGCCGCAGGATCTGCAGGTGCTCCTCGCCGAAGGCAGTGCCACACGCGGCGACGGCAGTGGTGACGCCAGCGGCGTGCATGGCCATGACGTCGGTGTATCCCTCGACCACTACCGCCTGGTGCCCCGCCGCGATGTGCTTTTTTGCCACGTCCAGGCCGAAGAGCACCTTGGACTTGTGATAGAGCATCGTGTCCGAGGTGTTCATGTACTTGCCCATGTTGTCATCATCAAAAAGCTTGCGAGCCCCAAAGCCGATGACGTTGCCCGAGAGGTCCTTGATCGGCCACAGCAGGCGCCGATGGAAACGGTCGATCGGCCCGCGCTGGCCCATCTTAGACAGGCCCGCCGCTTCCAGTTCCTTGAACTCGAAGCCCTTGCGCAGCAGGTGCTTGGTTAACGTGTCCCAGCCTTCGGGGGCATAGCCGCATTCGAAGGCGTAAATGTGCTCCTGCGAGAACCCGCGATCGAGCAGAAACTCGCGCGCCTTCTGCGCCCCCGGGGTTTCCAACTGCTCGCGGTAGAACTGATGGGCTGCGCGGTTGGCATCAATGAGCCGCTTACGGGTACCCGGCTCCTCACGACGCGCCCCCGTCGTACCCCCTTGGTAGTTAATGGTGTACCCGATTTCCTGGGCGACCTGCTCCACCGCCTCGGGAAAGGAAATGTGCTCCATCTCCATGAGGAACGTGAACACATCACCGCCCTTACCAGTGGAAAAGCAGTGAAAATAGCCACGGTTAGGCCGCACGTGGAAGGACGGCGTCTTCTCGTCCTTGAACGGACTCAAACCCTTCAGGGAATCGGCACCACCGGGCTTGAGCTGGACGTACTCGCCAACAATCTCCTCGATCGCAGCGCGCTCACGGATCGCCTGAATATCACTCTCCGGAATGCGTCCCTTAGCCATAACGAACAGGGTACCGCGCAGGTCAAACTAGTGCCTTCGTTAGGATCGACCCGTGAAGAAGAACTCCACCCTCGCCGTCGCAGGCGCCATCGTGCTCGCCGTCGGCGCCGCCTGGTTCGGCGTCGATCTCACCACATCACCCCAGCGTATCGACGCCCCCGCCAGCACCAGCGGGCTCTCCACCTGTCCGGTGGACAGCCTCCCGGACCAGGCCCCGCCCGTCATCGATGACATCCTCGCCGGCGGGCCCTACGAGTATCCCGGCGAGGACGGCGGTCACTTCGGCAATTACGAAGGCGTGCTTCCCGACGAACGCAGCTCCTACTACCGCAGCTTCACCGTAGACACCCCTGGCCTGCGGCACCGGGGCGAACGCCGCATCGTCGTCGGCGGAGGCTCGAAGTCAGACCCGGATGTCTGGTACTACAGCGACGACCATTACGGATCATTCTGCGAGATCCCGGACGCAGAGAACTAGCAGCGTCCGTGCAGGATGTTGCGTCATTGAGTTTTCGGAAGGTAGATGGTGTATCGGATTCCCTTCTCCTCGAGGAGGTCGAGCAAGGGATCACTAGCACCTAATTGGCTCGTGTGGGCACTGGGATAGAAATGCCAGTGGGCGCCTTTGATCTTTCCGGTTGAGATCAGATACGCGTCTGATTCGATCTGCCTCCTGGTAGCAGAGTCAAGGATCTTAGACCCTACTTTTGCCTCATGTGCAATTCCTCTAGCTACGACATCAAATCTCCTGATTTGAGGATTACAAACGGTAACGCACCCTTTGGTTGATTCAGAGAATTGAGTTTCCGCCTTAGCGAAGAACCTACTTCGATTTCTTTCTAAAAAGTCTTCTCCTGCTTTACCGTCAGACATAAACTGAACGGATCTGCCTGATACATGACCAGGTCGATCCAGCAGATTCTCCAATCGGTCGAGATTCATGCGGCCACTCGTGGCTAGGCGATACAAGCTCTCATCATCAGCCCCTGCCTTCTTCAGCGAATCCCAGCTGTCAGGCGAAATGGATTTCACAACCCTGATCCGATCGGGGTCTGGAACATGATTGAGCTGTGAGACAATGCGCGCAACCTGCGGAGCTAAGTGGGGGCTAGTCGAAAGAAACTTCTCTACTTTTCTCGAGATCGCGGTAACGTCACCGACTATCGGGACGATTCCGACAACATTAACCCCAAGGCCGACCCAGTCTTTGTTGATCGCTGCGACAACCGCATCACGAATGTCCGACATCCCGCCAATAATCCAACCGACCACCGGAAGAAAGCTCGCCCCACCGACTGCCAGGTTTCCGGCAAGCCAGGCGATAGAGTCCACCGGCATGGCATCGCCCGCAAACGCACCCTTGGCGAAGTCCGTGGCGTAGTCCCACCGCGGGACTTTCACATCTTCAAATAGTGGATCTAAACCATCGGAGTGGCGGTTTTCTTCTTCGTACTTGTCGGTGAATCCATCGCCATCGGTGTCTTCATTGGTGGGATCAGAACCAACCAGGTTGAGCTCTAAGAAATCAGAAAGACCATCTCCATCGGTGTCTTGGGAATGAGGATCGGTTCCCGAGTTGGCTTCCTCCGCATCCCCTACCCCATCACTATCAGTGTCGCCGAGAGTAGGGATCGAGAATCCGGCATAGACTGTTTCATCCGCCTGGTCGTCGCCTACTTCGCCGGCTTCGTCTCCATCAGAAAGGCCGTCGTCGTCGGTATCCGGATTAATCGGGTTGGTGATGAACGTTTCTCCCCGTTGTGTTGACCATCCGAGGACCTCTACTTTGTCATTAAGGCCGTCGTCGTCTGAGTCAGCTTTCAAAGGGTCGGAGACACCAGTGTAAAGCGACGTTTCTGCAAGATTCTCAGCACGCTGACCAGCCTCGACGCCGTCGGTCAGACTATCTCCATCGGTGTCGGGATTTTTAGGATCGGTGACATAGGTGTAACCGGCAAGTGTCGTCCACCCCTCTTCCTCCACAACATCGGGGATACCGTCACCGTCTGTGTCAAGGTTTGGATCGGCAGGCTCTAGCTGGATGGGTGCGGCTACCTCAGGAGAAGCTACTTCAGGTGCGTTGGGACGAAAGCTCGGAATAATCGCACTGACTGCTAGAACCGTCACCACGATTGCGGCAGCAACTAGTACTTTTGTGGCTGCCACGTGGTTCTTTATCCAACGCTCTATGTGGCTCCGGAGGCTAACAGTTGTCAGATCCTGATCCGACGGCACATCGGTACGACTATCCATTCGGGTCTCCACTAAGAAAACGGGGTTGCCGCCGGCTGGCCGTGCTCATCCCCTCATCGATACTGGCAATTCCGCAGATACTACCGCACCACGCGGTGAATTGTTTTAGAATCAATTCAAAAGGTGCGCGGCATCATTCGTGAAACCTAGAGCGCTCAGTCAAATGGAGCTTTTAATCCATAAACGCAGCCAGATCAGCCGATCGCTTTGCCATCCGTTCCAGCCGCGATTCGGTCATGGAGGCAATCTGGTCGATGACGACTCGTTGGCGAGCGGCATCGGTTTCGGCTTCTTCCCACCATTGGCGGAACATGGGGTCGAGAGATCCAGGGGCACCGGCAGTGAGGTAGTCGAAGACACGATAGATGCGCTCGCGTTGGCGGTCCTGGCGGGCCAGGTGCGCGGGTTTGTCCATGACGTAGAGCACGGCGATGGTCTTCAGCAGTGTCACTTCGGCGAGGGCTTGGGGTGGCACAATCAGTTCACCGTGGTAGCGGCCGAGAGTCGTTCCGCCTATCGACGCCCCCTCTAGTGTTGCCTGCACCGTCGCCCCGACATAGCGTCCCACCAGCTCCGAGGTCATCTTTTTTAGGCCTGCGTAGCCGCGCAGGGTTTCGTCGAAGTCGGCGGCCGAAGCGACGACGGAGAGCTGGCGGAGGGAATCGGCGGCGTCGAGAAGCTCTTCGGGGGTGCCGCCGAAGGCGCGGGCACCCTTTTCCGCGAGGGCGGCGAGCTCGACGAGATCCCAGAGGACGTGGAGGTTGATGCGGCCGGAGACGATGCCGTCTTCGACGTCGTGAACGGAATAGGCGATATCGTCTGACCAGTCCATGGCCTGGGCTTCCATCGCAGGACGCTCGTCGGTGTGGCCTTCGCGCAGCCAAGCGAGGATCTCGGCGTCCTCGTCGTAGCAGCCGTATTTGCGGTTGATGCTGCCGTCGGAGTTGGTGCGGGTGCGCGGATACTTACAAGCTGCATCGAGGGCGGCTCGAGTGAGGTTGAGACCAAAACTTTCGCCGGAGGGGGAGACGATTTTCGGCTCGAGGCGAGTGAGGATGCGCAGGGTCTGGGCATTTCCCTCGAAGCCGCCGCAATCGCCGGCGACCTCGTTGAGTGCGACCTCGCCGTTGTGACCGTACGGCGGGTGTCCAATGTCGTGGGTGAGCCCGGCCATTTCACAGAGATCGGGATCCAAACCGAGACCGGTGCCAATCCCGCGGGAAATTTGCGCGACCTCCAGCGAATGCGTCAAGCGGGTGCGCGGGGTGTCCCCGTCGCGGGGGCCGACGACCTGGGTTTTATCGGCTAGCCGACGCAGGGCCGCAGAATGCAGCACCCGGGCCCGGTCGCGCCCAAAGGCACCGCGGTGGTCCGGAGTGCCGTTCGCTAAATCGCTGCCCTTGGGGGCCTCGGCGAACCGGCGGGCGGTGTCGGCGGCATTATAGAGGTACATCAGTCTCCTTTAAATCTCGTGCAACCAGCTTATTTGCCGCGGACCTCAGCAAGGATTCTCCCCCGCCGCCTTCTCGGCATCGAGTTGATCGTGACGGGCCTTCCGTGAGGGGCGCAGGGCAGACTGAATCCGCCGAAGCGCACCTTCCAGTTCCTCTGCCTTGTCGCGTCCGACGAGGAGGGAGGCATCGACGACGGCCAATCCTCCCAGCTCATGCGAGAGAGTTAACCACCACGACGGACGCGGAAAGCGCGACGGGCTCGTCTGCGTCGGCGAAGCATAAGCATCGATGCCCAGCTCCCGGGCAATCCTCTCCGCCCGCAGGCTGTGGTGGGGATCGGTGACTACCAAGGTCGGGCCGATATCGGGGCATACGTCAAGCAATGCGCAAAACGACCCCCGGGTGTCATTGCCCCGCCCCACCGCGCTCACCCGCTCGGCGGGCACGCCGTGATCAATCAGGTACGAACGCCCGACCTCGGCTTCAGTAAAGCGATCGCCGGGGAGATTCCCGCCGACGGGATAGAAATGCTCAACCTGGCCGGCCTCCCACAGCAGGACGGCGTGGTCGAGGCGGGCAGCGAATTGCCTTGAGGGACGACCATCATATTGGGCCGTACCGAGCACGACCGCGGAGCGGGCGTGCGGGAGGGGGAAACGGCGGCGTCGATAAGCATGAACGAGGATGCGCG
Coding sequences within:
- a CDS encoding nucleoside hydrolase; amino-acid sequence: MTQPRKIILDCDPGHDDAVAMLLAAGSPAIDLVGVTTIGGNQTLDKVTRNAQRVFTIANLHDIPVYAGCARPLVRAPRTAGDIHGDSGMDVEGYELPDPTVEVEAGHAVDFIIDTVMASEPGSITLVPIGPLTNIALAARKEPRIVERVAEVVLMGGGYHEGNASAVAEFNVLVDPEAAHIVFNEPWEVTMVGLDLTHQALATDEIEAEVKAIGSDIADFVVALFGSFRKAYRANQGFEHPPVHDPCAVAYLIDPAVVDTQKVPVDVELNGTLTAGMTVADFRAPAGDECHTQVATTLDHRKFWDLVIDAVRRLS
- a CDS encoding nuclear transport factor 2 family protein, with the translated sequence MYKLIVRSKVREMFDQINSGNFQSMVDKLAPSFNYRLHGDHALGGRRTTRASMITWWNRVFDLFPGAQYEIHDILVNGWPWRTRIAVRALFYADLPNGERYENTVFEFLTLSWGKVIEVETVEDIQLLKRALAIVADAGNTDALAAPISDL
- a CDS encoding YwiC-like family protein, with the protein product MPNQHGAWAMLISPAILGLIAGIVTWVREPVPGWQPVFVLPAVLIAWFFGYFAFFAFGLVAKARTPERRAQYITPVYVYGGVSLVGIAVALLLQPVLLWWAIPFAPMVAIAVWETLQGRPRSTVSGVSTTVASALLFPALVMVGQGIGATTPIALPSFSWLSMAFLALYFTGTIPFVKTMIREKNNTRYLIGSIAYHVGAAMAMSVLVMMWRPGLVVAGLMLATMLVALARACFIPWSAKKGEAWSARRVGMAEVPILLLACAAVLVTVT
- the dnaG gene encoding DNA primase, which produces MAKGRIPESDIQAIRERAAIEEIVGEYVQLKPGGADSLKGLSPFKDEKTPSFHVRPNRGYFHCFSTGKGGDVFTFLMEMEHISFPEAVEQVAQEIGYTINYQGGTTGARREEPGTRKRLIDANRAAHQFYREQLETPGAQKAREFLLDRGFSQEHIYAFECGYAPEGWDTLTKHLLRKGFEFKELEAAGLSKMGQRGPIDRFHRRLLWPIKDLSGNVIGFGARKLFDDDNMGKYMNTSDTMLYHKSKVLFGLDVAKKHIAAGHQAVVVEGYTDVMAMHAAGVTTAVAACGTAFGEEHLQILRRLMLDDNYFRGELIYTFDGDEAGQKAAMRAFEGDQKFTGQSFVAVAPDGMDPCDLRLEKGEAAVRDLVADRIPMFQFVVESMLREHNLDTVEGRLQALRRTVPVVAGIKDSVLQTEYARQLAGWIGWSNTDEVLQQVREEARRPKPEMKQRRATRFDSDQSAPVQTTPTMPLPNPRDSFLWPERESLKLALQYPELAGSYYDGISRDAYTHPAYRMVRQAIENNGGCAAAHTGVDWIATVAGDMADLAGRQLVSELAVEDILVEDEARAEYTDSVLSRLQEAQVGNHIAQLKSRLQRMRPSDDPEAYNTLFADLVALEQARRELHERAFRGRTPA
- a CDS encoding ribonuclease domain-containing protein, giving the protein MKKNSTLAVAGAIVLAVGAAWFGVDLTTSPQRIDAPASTSGLSTCPVDSLPDQAPPVIDDILAGGPYEYPGEDGGHFGNYEGVLPDERSSYYRSFTVDTPGLRHRGERRIVVGGGSKSDPDVWYYSDDHYGSFCEIPDAEN
- a CDS encoding deoxyguanosinetriphosphate triphosphohydrolase translates to MYLYNAADTARRFAEAPKGSDLANGTPDHRGAFGRDRARVLHSAALRRLADKTQVVGPRDGDTPRTRLTHSLEVAQISRGIGTGLGLDPDLCEMAGLTHDIGHPPYGHNGEVALNEVAGDCGGFEGNAQTLRILTRLEPKIVSPSGESFGLNLTRAALDAACKYPRTRTNSDGSINRKYGCYDEDAEILAWLREGHTDERPAMEAQAMDWSDDIAYSVHDVEDGIVSGRINLHVLWDLVELAALAEKGARAFGGTPEELLDAADSLRQLSVVASAADFDETLRGYAGLKKMTSELVGRYVGATVQATLEGASIGGTTLGRYHGELIVPPQALAEVTLLKTIAVLYVMDKPAHLARQDRQRERIYRVFDYLTAGAPGSLDPMFRQWWEEAETDAARQRVVIDQIASMTESRLERMAKRSADLAAFMD
- a CDS encoding YdcF family protein — its product is MLVHAYRRRRFPLPHARSAVVLGTAQYDGRPSRQFAARLDHAVLLWEAGQVEHFYPVGGNLPGDRFTEAEVGRSYLIDHGVPAERVSAVGRGNDTRGSFCALLDVCPDIGPTLVVTDPHHSLRAERIARELGIDAYASPTQTSPSRFPRPSWWLTLSHELGGLAVVDASLLVGRDKAEELEGALRRIQSALRPSRKARHDQLDAEKAAGENPC